From Homo sapiens chromosome 6, GRCh38.p14 Primary Assembly, the proteins below share one genomic window:
- the TTLL2 gene encoding probable tubulin polyglutamylase TTLL2 isoform 2 (isoform 2 is encoded by transcript variant 2): MAEDEPSGALLKPLVFRVDETTPAVVQSVLLERGWNKFDKQEQNAEDWNLYWRTSSFRMTEHNSVKPWQQLNHHPGTTKLTRKDCLAKHLKHMRRMYGTSLYQFIPLTFVMPNDYTKFVAEYFQERQMLGTKHSYWICKPAELSRGRGILIFSDFKDFIFDDMYIVQKYISNPLLIGRYKCDLRIYVCVTGFKPLTIYVYQEGLVRFATEKFDLSNLQNNYAHLTNSSINKSGASYEKIKEVIGHGCKWTLSRFFSYLRSWDVDDLLLWKKIHRMVILTILAIAPSVPFAANCFELFGFDILIDDNLKPWLLEVNYSPALTLDCSTDVLVKRKLVHDIIDLIYLNGLRNEGREASNATHGNSNIDAAKSDRGGLDAPDCLPYDSLSFTSRMYNEDDSVVEKAVSVRPEAAPASQLEGEMSGQDFHLSTREMPQSKPKLRSRHTPHKTLMPYASLFQSHSCKTKTSPCVLSDRGKAPDPQAGNFVLVFPFNEATLGASRNGLNVKRIIQELQKLMNKQHS; the protein is encoded by the coding sequence ATGGCGGAAGATGAACCTTCAGGGGCCCTCTTGAAGCCGCTGGTTTTTCGCGTTGACGAGACCACCCCGGCTGTGGTGCAAAGCGTCCTCCTGGAGAGGGGGTGGAATAAGTTTGATAAGCAGGAGCAGAACGCGGAGGACTGGAACCTGTACTGGAGGACATCCTCTTTCCGAATGACCGAACACAACAGTGTTAAACCGTGGCAGCAGCTAAACCACCACCCTGGAACCACCAAGCTTACCAGGAAAGACTGTTTGGCCAAACACCTGAAGCACATGAGGAGGATGTATGGCACTTCCCTGTACCAGTTCATCCCCCTGACGTTCGTCATGCCCAATGACTATACCAAGTTCGTGGCTGAATACTTTCAGGAGAGGCAGATGCTGGGCACCAAGCATAGCTATTGGATTTGCAAGCCTGCTGAGTTATCTCGTGGGAGGGGGATACTAATTTTCAGTGACTTTAAAGACTTCATCTTTGATGATATGTACATAGTGCAGAAATATATCTCCAATCCTTTACTTATTGGCAGATATAAATGTGATCTCCGCATCTATGTTTGTGTTACTGGCTTTAAGCCTTTGACCATTTATGTTTATCAGGAAGGGTTGGTTCGGTTTGCCACGGAAAAGTTTGACCTCAGTAATTTGCAAAACAATTATGCCCATTTGACCAACAGCAGCATCAATAAATCCGGGGCCTCTTATGAGAAGATCAAAGAAGTGATTGGTCATGGTTGTAAATGGACGCTCAGcagatttttttcctaccttCGTAGCTGGGATGTGGACGATCTGCTTTTGTGGAAGAAAATCCACCGCATGGTTATTCTCACCATTCTCGCCATTGCACCATCTGTCCCCTTTGCTGCCAATTGCTTTGAGCTCTTTGGGTTTGATATTTTGATTGATGACAACTTGAAACCATGGCTTTTAGAGGTCAACTACAGCCCAGCCTTGACCTTGGATTGTTCAACAGATGTGTTGGTGAAGAGAAAACTTGTCCATGATATTATTGACCTGATTTACTTAAATGGTCTAAGAAATGAGGGGAGAGAAGCCAGTAATGCCACACATGGAAATTCCAACATCGACGCTGCAAAAAGTGACAGAGGTGGGCTTGATGCTCCTGACTGTCTTCCTTATGATTCTCTTTCGTTCACAAGCAGAATGTACAACGAGGATGACTCTGTGGTGGAGAAAGCTGTGAGTGTGCGTCCTGAAGCTgcacctgcctcccagctggAAGGAGAGATGAGTGGGCAGGATTTTCATCTGTCAACAAGGGAGATGCCACAAAGCAAGCCCAAGTTACGGAGCAGGCACACGCCTCACAAGACACTCATGCCCTACGCGTCCCTCTTCCAGTCGCACTCCTGCAAGACCAAGACCTCCCCGTGTGTCCTGTCAGACCGTGGCAAAGCTCCAGATCCCCAAGCAGGcaactttgttcttgtttttcctttcaatGAAGCAACTCTCGGAGCTTCCAGGAATGGATTAAATGTCAAAAGAATAATCCAAGAGCTCCAGAAACTAATGAATAAGCAACATTCCTAA
- the TTLL2 gene encoding probable tubulin polyglutamylase TTLL2 isoform 1 (isoform 1 is encoded by transcript variant 1): protein MRGRDLCSSTQSQALGSLRTTTPAFTLNIPSEANHTEQPPAGLGARLQEAGVSIPPRRGRPTPTLEKKKKPHLMAEDEPSGALLKPLVFRVDETTPAVVQSVLLERGWNKFDKQEQNAEDWNLYWRTSSFRMTEHNSVKPWQQLNHHPGTTKLTRKDCLAKHLKHMRRMYGTSLYQFIPLTFVMPNDYTKFVAEYFQERQMLGTKHSYWICKPAELSRGRGILIFSDFKDFIFDDMYIVQKYISNPLLIGRYKCDLRIYVCVTGFKPLTIYVYQEGLVRFATEKFDLSNLQNNYAHLTNSSINKSGASYEKIKEVIGHGCKWTLSRFFSYLRSWDVDDLLLWKKIHRMVILTILAIAPSVPFAANCFELFGFDILIDDNLKPWLLEVNYSPALTLDCSTDVLVKRKLVHDIIDLIYLNGLRNEGREASNATHGNSNIDAAKSDRGGLDAPDCLPYDSLSFTSRMYNEDDSVVEKAVSVRPEAAPASQLEGEMSGQDFHLSTREMPQSKPKLRSRHTPHKTLMPYASLFQSHSCKTKTSPCVLSDRGKAPDPQAGNFVLVFPFNEATLGASRNGLNVKRIIQELQKLMNKQHS, encoded by the exons ATCTTTGAGAACCACCACCCCAGCCTTTACCCTTAACATTCCATCCGAGGCAAACCACACTGAGCAGCCGCCTGCAGGCCTGGGAGCAAGGCTACAGGAAGCAGGTGTTTCCATCCCTCCCAGGCGAGGCCGCCCAACACCAACACTGGAGAAGAAG AAAAAACCTCATTTGATGGCGGAAGATGAACCTTCAGGGGCCCTCTTGAAGCCGCTGGTTTTTCGCGTTGACGAGACCACCCCGGCTGTGGTGCAAAGCGTCCTCCTGGAGAGGGGGTGGAATAAGTTTGATAAGCAGGAGCAGAACGCGGAGGACTGGAACCTGTACTGGAGGACATCCTCTTTCCGAATGACCGAACACAACAGTGTTAAACCGTGGCAGCAGCTAAACCACCACCCTGGAACCACCAAGCTTACCAGGAAAGACTGTTTGGCCAAACACCTGAAGCACATGAGGAGGATGTATGGCACTTCCCTGTACCAGTTCATCCCCCTGACGTTCGTCATGCCCAATGACTATACCAAGTTCGTGGCTGAATACTTTCAGGAGAGGCAGATGCTGGGCACCAAGCATAGCTATTGGATTTGCAAGCCTGCTGAGTTATCTCGTGGGAGGGGGATACTAATTTTCAGTGACTTTAAAGACTTCATCTTTGATGATATGTACATAGTGCAGAAATATATCTCCAATCCTTTACTTATTGGCAGATATAAATGTGATCTCCGCATCTATGTTTGTGTTACTGGCTTTAAGCCTTTGACCATTTATGTTTATCAGGAAGGGTTGGTTCGGTTTGCCACGGAAAAGTTTGACCTCAGTAATTTGCAAAACAATTATGCCCATTTGACCAACAGCAGCATCAATAAATCCGGGGCCTCTTATGAGAAGATCAAAGAAGTGATTGGTCATGGTTGTAAATGGACGCTCAGcagatttttttcctaccttCGTAGCTGGGATGTGGACGATCTGCTTTTGTGGAAGAAAATCCACCGCATGGTTATTCTCACCATTCTCGCCATTGCACCATCTGTCCCCTTTGCTGCCAATTGCTTTGAGCTCTTTGGGTTTGATATTTTGATTGATGACAACTTGAAACCATGGCTTTTAGAGGTCAACTACAGCCCAGCCTTGACCTTGGATTGTTCAACAGATGTGTTGGTGAAGAGAAAACTTGTCCATGATATTATTGACCTGATTTACTTAAATGGTCTAAGAAATGAGGGGAGAGAAGCCAGTAATGCCACACATGGAAATTCCAACATCGACGCTGCAAAAAGTGACAGAGGTGGGCTTGATGCTCCTGACTGTCTTCCTTATGATTCTCTTTCGTTCACAAGCAGAATGTACAACGAGGATGACTCTGTGGTGGAGAAAGCTGTGAGTGTGCGTCCTGAAGCTgcacctgcctcccagctggAAGGAGAGATGAGTGGGCAGGATTTTCATCTGTCAACAAGGGAGATGCCACAAAGCAAGCCCAAGTTACGGAGCAGGCACACGCCTCACAAGACACTCATGCCCTACGCGTCCCTCTTCCAGTCGCACTCCTGCAAGACCAAGACCTCCCCGTGTGTCCTGTCAGACCGTGGCAAAGCTCCAGATCCCCAAGCAGGcaactttgttcttgtttttcctttcaatGAAGCAACTCTCGGAGCTTCCAGGAATGGATTAAATGTCAAAAGAATAATCCAAGAGCTCCAGAAACTAATGAATAAGCAACATTCCTAA